The sequence below is a genomic window from Bosea sp. F3-2.
GTGGAAAGCTGGGCCACCCTCCCGGTCTAATCTCAGCGGAAGCCCGGCGGCGATATCCCATGCCCGAACCACTCGACGAAGCCGATGATGTCGAAGACCGGCCGCCCCGTGGCGGCAGCAACCGCCGCCGAATGCGGCGGGAGATTCGTGCATTCGCACAGGATCGCGCCGACATTCGGGTGGCGGTCGACCAGCGCTCGGGCCGCGGCCACGACTTCCGCCTCGAGCTGCGCGACGTCGGACTCCCCGCCGCGATTGCCATAGACCTGGCGGAACAGGCTGTCCGGCGGCAGCCCCTCGATGGGAGTGTCGGGGCGCACCCCGACGGCGGCCAGATGGCGTGCCGTCAAGGCCTCCGCAGCGAAGGTGAGGATGCCGACCTGCTGCCCGGCAGGCAGCATCGCCTCGATCAGCGGCGCCTGCAGCAGGCTGCTCGTCGCGACAGGAACCGGCAAGGCGGCGGCCAGCTCCTTCTGAAGCAAGGCCAGAAAGCCGCAGCTCGTGGTGATGCCACGCACGCCGCAACCGACAAGATCGAGGGCGGCTGCAATGAAGGGCTTGAGGAACTCCTCCGGGCGACCGTGGACGATCGCTGCCGGATCGGCGCCGCGCACGACCCGGAACTGGACGGGGAACGACCAGGTTCGGCCGTTGCCGATATCGCCGGGCAGACGGCGAAAATGGGTGTCGAGCATCAGGACCCCGATGCTCAGGTCGGTCACGACCGCGCCCGTCCGTATCGAGCCAGAACCGTTCATGGAAGCGCTCCCTGCAAAACGCGCCCGGAGGCAGGTGCCGGCGTCTCGAAGAACCAGGCGAGGAACCGGTTTTCGCGCAGGAGGCTTAGCGGGATGTCCTCCTGCGCAAGGAGTCCTCTGCGGCCGATCTGCCCGAGGCGCAGCAGATCGAGCACCGCAGCGACGTGGGAGGCGGCGGTGCGCCGCATCGCCCCGATCGAGACATCGTCGATCCGCGTCGGCTCGACCTCGCGCAGGAAATGCTCGTGGCGCGCGCCTTCCGCGCCGCGAGACGCTGCGGTGATCGAGATCAGCAGGCGATCATCCGTGATCTCCGGCAGCGCGTTGAGGAAGAGATTGCGCAGCAGATAGACGCGTTCGCGCAGCTTGAGCTCGTCCAGCAGAAACGCCATCTGGTCGGCGTGCCCGGGGTAGCGGATCGTGTGCGAGATCAGGTTTCCGACCTTGCCAGCCAGGCACGCGCGAAGCGTCGTCGGGATGGCGCCGGAGACGAAGACCTCGTAGTCGCGCTCTCCGAGGTGCAAGGGGCTGCAGCGCGACAGCGGCGCCAGCTCGGCTTCGCGACCGTCGATGAGAGCAAGCGAGGCGCGCGTGTACTCGCGCAGCGTGGCGTCGACATCCCAGACCAGCCCGTAGCCGAGGCGGCCGGCGAGCGTTTGCGGCAAAGCGCCAATGCGAACGTCGATATCCGGCAGGCCAGGGCAGCGCGCGGCGAGATCGAGCACGAGGCCCGAGACGAGCCCCGGCGAGATGCCGCATTGCGCGATGAAGCAGCCGGCCGCGGCGCTGGCCTCACGCTGGACCGCTTCGAGCGCGGCCCCGTCATCGCCCAGGTCGAGGTAGTGGCTGCCGCTGCGCCGGGCCGCCGCGGCCACCATGGGCGTGGCCGATGACGGCAAGGCCGCGACGACGGCGTCTGCTCCAGCCAGCACCCGGTCGAGCTCCGCCACATTGCCCGGATCAGCCTCCGTCAACGGCAGCGCGAGGTCCTTGGCCCTTCTGCGGCCGGGCTCGGTCGGGTCGGCGAGCAGGAACGTGAACTCCGGCTTCTCGCGCAGGAGCAGCGCCAGGGCGATGCCGATCCGGCCGGCGCCGACGATGACGACCCTGAAGGGCCGAGCGTTGTTTCCCTGCCGATCAGCCATGGAAGCGCGCGAGGAAGGTTTTGAGACGCTCGTTGTCCGGGTTGTGCAGGATGCGGTCCGGGCTGCCCTGCTCGGCGATGCGCCCGCCTTCCATGAAGACGACCCGATCGGAGACACCGGCGGCAAACGAGATCTCATGCGTGACGAGGACCATCGTCATGCCCTGTTCCGCGAGGTTGCGCACCACGCCCAGGACCTCTCCGACGAGCTCCGGATCGAGCGCGCTGGTGATCTCGTCGAGCAACAGCGCGTCCGGCTGCATGGCGAGCGCCCTGGCGATGGCCACGCGCTGCTTCTGTCCGCCCGAGAGCTGATCCGGCCGCGCGTCGCGCTTCTCGGCCAGGCCGACCTTCGCGATGTAGTCCATCGCGATATCGACGGCCTCGGCCCGCGGCTTGCGCTGGACGGTCACGGGCCCTTCGATCACGTTCTCCAGCACGCTCATGTGCGGGAACAGATTGAAGTGCTGGAACACCATGCCGACATGGCGCCGCAATTCACCGAGGCCGAGAAGCTGGTCCGTGCCGCGGAACTTCGGGCCGACGCGGCGGCCGCGGAAAACGATCTCCCCGCCGTCCGGCACTTCGAGCATGTTCATGCAGCGAATGAAGGTCGATTTGCCGGAGCCCGAGGGCCCGATGATCGAGACGACTTCACCGCTCGTCAGGGAGAGATCGATGCCGTGAAGGACGGGAAGCGTGCCGAAGCGCTTGGTGATGCCGCGAGCTTCGAGAACGGTGTCGCGGGCGCCGGATGGGGAAACGGACGTCATGGAATGGCCCTCGCTCAATAGCTGCCGCGCGTCCGGCTCTCGACGATGTCGGCGAACTTCGTGATCGGGAACAGGATGGCGAAGTAGAGCACCGCGAGGACGGTGTAGGATTCCAGCGGGCGGTAGGTCTGCCCGTTGACGATGCTGGCCATGTAGGTGAGCTCGGCCACGGAGATCACCGAGATCAGCGAGGTGTTCTTGAACTGCGTCACCGACTGGTTGATGAAGGCCGGCATCATCCGGCGGATCGCCTGCGGCAGCACGATGCGCCGCATCACCTGCCAACCGGACATGCCGATGGCGGCGCCGGCCTCGGACTGCCCCTTGTCGATCGAGACGATGCCGCCGCGAAAGACTTCGGCATAGAAGGCGGCGGCATAGAGCGAAAGCGTGATCAGCGCCGCCGCCCAGTTGGCGAGATCAAAGCCGAGCAGCAGCGGCAGGGCGTAGTAGATCCACAAGAGCTGCACGAGCAGCGGCGTGCAGCGGAACAGCTCCTGGAAGCCCTGCGCCAGCCAGCTCAGCGGCCCGATACCGGAAAGCCGCGCGAAGCACAGGAGCAGCCCGAGGACCAGCCCGATGGCGATGGAGGCCACCGTGTAGACGATGGTGATCCACGCGCCCCAGAGAAACAGGTCGCTCGCCTGGAGGATCGGGGCGAAGCTCCACGTGTACATGTCATGCCAGCCTTTCGTGAAAGCGGCCCTTGAGCAGGATGCGAAAAGGCGGGAGCCAGTTTTCGCGAATGTCCTGCTCCAGGGCTGCTCCTGCCTTAACCACCGAAGCCGAAGCCCTCGGGCATGTCGTCGAGCGTGATGCCGAAGGGCGCCAGGCTCTTCACGATCCAGGTCTGGTTGTTGCCGATGCGGCGGTTGTATTCGGCCCAGGCCGAGATGAAGGCGCGCGACTTCTCGTCGGCCTTCCAGTTCATCGCGACCACGGACGGCGTGGATAGAACCGGGGACGGGACCATCACCTTGCCGACACCGCTCGCCTTCTTGCTCATGACGAGGCCGTTCAGCATGGTGTTGACGAGACCGTCGGCCTTGCCGCTGACCACCGCCACGATCGCCTCGTCGCGGGACTTGAAGCGCAGCATCTTGGCCTTGGGTAGATATTGTTGGGCGATCAGGTCCTGCGACGAGCCGAGATCGACCGCGAAGGTGTATTTCGGGTCGTTGAGCTCGGCCCAGCTCAGCTTCGAGAGCTCCGCCTTGGGCGAGACGATGACGAAGCTGTTGAAATAGGTCGGGTTCGAGAAGGCGACCGAAAGGGAGCGCTGCGGCGTCGCCGTGACGCCGAGCGCGAGATCGACCTTGCCGCTCTGCACGTCGAGGATGGCGTTCGGCCAGCTCGACTCGACAACCTCCAGCTTGACACCGAGGGTGCTGGCGATGTCGCGGGCCATCTCGATGGCGAAGCCGCGCCATTCGCCGGAGCGCGGGTCCTTGTTGAAGTAGGGGTCCTCGTTGATGATCCCCGGGATGCGCAAGACGCCGCGCGAGCGGATGGTGTCGATGGTGTCCTCGGCCCGGGCCGAGGCTTGAAGCGCCAGCAATCCCAGGCCGGCTGCGCAGATGGCGCGAATGATCGATTTCATGAGCTTTCCACTCCGTTCCCTTGCCGATGTTTTTCGGTCTTGCGCTGGTGGTTAGGACAACCAGAGCCTAGGCGACGCACTTGCGCGGACAATGCGAGAGTAGGGCGTCGTCCTACCGGTTTTCTTATATGTTCGCCCGGCTCTCGAAGGATTGCAGGCTTGCTTCCAGTGCCTTGCGGCTCTCTGGGCGCAGCGGTGCAAGCGGTGCACGCAGTTCCGGGCCGATGAGGCCGGCTCGCGCGAGCGCCGTCTTCACCGGCACCGGATTGCTCTCGATGAAGAGGTGGCCGACGAGGTCGAACAGGACCTCGTGGATGCGGCGCGCCTCGCGCGGGTCTCCGGCGTACCAGGCCCGGCACAAAGCGACGACCTCCGCGGGCAGCAGGTTCGAGGCGACGCTCGTCACGCCATCGGCGCCGAGCGCGAGGAAGGGCAAGGTCAGGCCGTCATCGCCGGAATGGATGACGAAGTCTGCGCCGAGCGCCAGCCGCAGCTCCGTGATGCGCTCGGCCTTGCCGCCGGCCTCCTTGATGCCGACGATGTTGGAATGAGCCGCCGCAAGCCGCGCGGCCGTCGCCGGCGCGATCTCGACGCCGGTGCGTCCCGGCACGCTGTAGAGCATGATCGGCAGGTTCACGGCGCTGGCGATGGCGGAGAAGTGGTCGAACAGCCCGTCCTGCGAGGGCTTATTGTAATAGGGCGTCACGAGCAGGAGGCCATCGGCGCCCGCCGCCTCGGCGCGCTCTGCCTTGCCGACGGCGAGCCGCGTCGCGTTCGAGCCGGCGCCGGCCATGACGAAGGCCCGTCCGGCCGCGGCCTTCACCGTGGTTCGGATGACCGCATCGGCCTCATCCTCGCTCAGCGTCGCCGCCTCGCCCGTCGTGCCGACCGGGACGAGCCCGGCGACGCCCGCCGCGATCTGCGCGGCGATCAGCTTCTCGAGGGCAGGCCCGTCGACCGCCCCGTCGCGGAACGGCGTGACCAGGGCTGTGAAGACGCCGGTCAGGCGCCGGCGCAGTTCGGGATCGATCATCAGATTGGCTCCTTGCATCGTCAGTCGATGACGACCTTGATTTCGCTCATTTCGCGCAGGGTCATGTGGATGCCTTCGCGGCCGAGCCCGCTCGACTTGATGCCGCCGAAAGGCACGTTCTCGGCGCGGAAGTCCGGCCCCTCGTTGACCATGACGCCGCCGACCCGGAGCCGGCGCGCGACCCGCTTCACGAGCGCATGGTCGTTGGTGAAGAGCCCGGCCTGCAGCCCGTAGGCGCCGCTATTGATCTCGGAGATCACCGCGTCGGGATCGTCGAAGCGGCGCACTGCGAGCACCGGCCCGAAGGTCTCGGAACGAACGAGTTCCGTCTGCGCCGGAACGGCGTCGAGCAAGGTGGGCGCGAACAGCGTGCCGCGGCGGCTGCCGCCGGCGACGATCCGGGCACCGTCGGCTACGGCGAGTTTCACGCGCCGCTCGACCTCGGCTGCGGCCGGCTCGTCGATGACGGTGCCCATGACGGTCGCGGCATCGGCCGGATTGCCGGTCGTGACCTCTGCGACCCGCGCCGCGATGCGCTCGATCATCGTCTTGCGAATGGCGTCGTGCAGATAGAGGCGCTTCACGGCGGCGCAGCTCTGGCCGGCGATCTCGAAGCGGTGCGCTATCGCGACTTCGGCGGCGCGGTCGAGATCCGCGTCGGGCATGACGATCAGCGGGTCATTGCCGCCGAGCTCCATCAGGCAGCGGACGAGGCCGGAGGCGTTCTTCAGCGCCAATCCCGCCGCGGGCCCGCCGGTGAAGCTGAGCAGGTCGATATCGCCGCTCGCGATCATCGCCGCGACATCGGCACCGCCATGGACGATGCCGAACAGGCCGGCGGGGAAACCGACTTCCTCGGCCAGCTCCGCCAGGCGTTGCGCAGCAAGCGGCGCCTTCGGCGACGGTTTCGCCACGACGGCGTTGCCGGCCGCGATCGCGGGGCCGAGCTTGTGGCAGAGCAGGTTGAGCGGATAGTTGAACGGCGTGATCGCGCCGAGGACCCCGGCAGGCTCGTGAGTGATCACCGCCTGCTTGTCCGGTGCGGCCGGCACGATGGCGGTGGGCAGAACCTCGCCATGCAGCACGGTGACGGCGTCGCCGCTGAGCCGTAGCGTATTGCGGGCGCGACGGACCTCGTTGCGGGCCTCGGCAATCGTCTTGCCAACCTCGGCGCAGATCGTCCGAGCGATCGCTTCGGCCTCGTCCCCGAGACGGTCGGAGAGACGATGAAGCAGCTCCTTGCGCTCGGCGGGCGTGGTGAAGCGGAAGGCGGACCAGGCCTTGCGCGCCCGGCGCAGCGCCTCGGCCACCGTGACCTCGTCGGCCTGGCGGACCTTGCCGACGAGAGATCCGTCGAACGGATTGGTGACCTCGACCATTGAGGCGGCGGCAGCCCGGGCGGGCTTGGCGAGGGACATGGTCACGGTACGATCACTCCGTTTCATCGGTGGTCAGGCGGGCGAGCGCTGCGACCGAAACCGGTCGCAAGGGCCAGCGCGGGGGAGTTGCGGCCGGCAATGGCCGGCCTCGCAGGGCGGCGATCATCGGGCCGCAGAAGCGCCCCTGGCAGGCGCCGAGGCCGAAGCGGCCCATCAGCCGGATCTCGCGGGACGAAGCGTCGTCGGCCAGCGCCGCCAGATCGGCATAGCTGCGCCCTTCGCAGCGGCAGATCAGCGTTTCGGGCGCCGGCAGGATCGGCTCGCTATGGAGAGCCCGTGCGAGAGTGGCTTGGAAGTCGCGGGCCCGCTGCAGGCCGCGCTCATCCGACGACGCGCCTGTGCCTGCAAGCCCAAGCCGGGCGAGCAGTTGCATCGCGGCGCGTCGACCGTCGAGCAACGCGGCATCGGCGCCGAGGGCCTCCCGCCCGTCTCCCGCGAGCAGGATCGGCACGGCCGCATCGGGGTCCGGCAGCGGAATTCCCGTCCGGTTCGGCTCGATACCCTCGTGGATCAGCAGATGCCGCACGCGTAGGACTCGACTCGCCTCGCCGATGCGGATGCCGACCTTGAGCCCGGCGCCATCCGGCTCGGCCTGTGTCACGAAGGCTCCGCAGCAGTAAGGCACGCGGCTCGAGACAAGCGCCGCCGCATAGGCTGCGGCCTCAGCCATCGGCGCCCATGACAGGGCGAGACGAGCCAGCGCCTCCGGGGCTCGCCACGGCCGGCCACGCTCCAGCAGGGCGACCGGCGGATTGCCGGCCTTGGCGAGCTGGGCCGACAAGGCCGGCAGCAACGGCCCGCTGCCGGCCACCAGGATCGGGCCTTCCGGAGGGCGGCCGGTTTCCTTGAGCAGCACCTGCGCGCCACCGGCCGTCATGACGCCGGGCAGCTCCCAGCCCGGGAAGGGGCGGATCGTCTCGACGGCGCCGACCGCGATGATCGCGGCCCGGGGCCGGCGCGCGAAGACGCGGCCGGCGCAACGATCGTCGAACAGGAAGCGGCCTTCGCCATCGACGCCGAGGAAGACGGTCTGCGTCCGGGTCTCGATCCGGTCGGCAGAGGCCTGGAGCCGCGCCGTCAGCTCAGTCCAGTTGCGGCGGTGCCGCGCGGGCTGCCAGACATGGCTTTCGTTGCCGGCTACCGGCTGGCGATGGATGGCGCCGCCGAGCCGGTCGCGCTGCTCGATCAGGAGGACCGGCAGACCCGCTTCCGCGATGCTCGCGGCTGCGCTCGCGCCGGCCGGGCCGCCGCCCACGACGATGACAGGGGTCTCACGCATGGTCGGTTCCGATCGCGGGCAGCGGGCCGAGCCGGAGACCTTCGCTCGCCGGCGTCAGGCAGGCTTCGACCGGTGCTGCCCCCGCGACAGCGACGACGCAGCCCTGGCAGGCGCCGATCCCGCAGAACACGCGCCCGCTCGGCGCATCGCTGGGCCGGCCGAGACCGGCAATGCCGGCCCTGAGCAGCGCTGCGGCGATCGTCTCGCCCGGCTGAAAAGCCACCGGTTCGCCGTTCCAGAAGAAATGGCGGGTCATGCGTGGGCCTCGACGCGAGCGAAGCGTTGCGGCGACAGCGCGGACAAGTCGGTTTCCGGCTTCTCACCGAGCAGCAGGCGGGCAGCACTGGCGCCCATGAACGGGCCGAGGCAGATGCCGTCACCTTCGAAGCCCGTCGCGATGACGACGCCCTCGCGATGTGGGTGCAGGCCAACGATCGGCAGGCCGTCGCGGGAAGCGGTCCTCACCCCGGCGAAGCTGCGCAGGACGCGGCGGCCGGAGAGCGGCGGGTAGAGATCAAGCGCATCACGCAGAATCGCCGCAACGGTCGCGGCATCGGTGGCGTGGTCGCTGCGATGGTCTTCGCGGCTGCCGCCGATCAGGAACTGGCCCGTCATCAGCGGGTCGACCACCAGGCCGATATGGGCGTTGTCGCGAACGATGCCGCGCTTCGCGGCGAGATAGGAAGCCGCCATCAGATGGCCGTCGATCGCAGGGCCTGCGGCGCTGGAACGGTCGGTGACGACCATCTGCCCCTTGCGCGGGATCAGGATCTCGCCGAGGCCGAGCAGCGCGGCCGAGCCGATGCCCGCGGCGACGAGCACCGCGTCGGCCGCGAGCAGCTCGTCCCGGATCGCGACCCCCGCGAGGCGCCCGGCCCGCATGACGATCTCGGACACGGGCGCATTGCGGCGGATGCCGACGCGGCTCGTCCGCAGGAGGCGCTCGGTGATCTCGTAGCCCAGCGCATGCCCGTCGTCGGGAATTTCGAGCGCTGCGCAGACACTGGCACCCAGGCCCGGAATGCGATCCAGCAACGCCGTGCGGCTGATCTCGACGACGCGCTCGCCCGCCGCCGCAAGGTCGGCGCCGTGCTGGGCGACGAGCTCGGCCTCGATCGCAGTGCGTGCGACGAGGAAGGTCGAGCGGCGGTGGAACAGGCCACGAAACAGACCGTCCCGCTCGCAGCGGGCGTAGAAGGCACGGGCGTGGCGAGCGAGATCCATCATCGGGCCGGGACGCTTGCTGGCGACCGAAACCGCCCCGTCCGAGGCGCCGGTCGCGCCTGCCGCCGGCCCGGAAGCATCGAGCAGCGTCACCCGTGCGCCCGCGGCAGCCAGGAAATGGGCGGCGGCTGCGCCCACGATCCCGGTGCCGACCACGGCGACGTGAATGGATGAAGAGGAGGCCATGCCGAAGCGGTTCGTCCCGTATAGCGATGGCGAGAACCTCGTTGGCTTCACCCGTCGGGTCGATGCAAATGATCCGCTTCGACTTGCCTCATTGTTTGCAAGTGGCGGAAGGCGAGCTGTTGTAGGAAGGGAAGACGGGCCGGCCGGCGGAAGGGACCATGCGCGAAGCCAATCTGACGCTCATCCAGACATTCTTCATCGTCGCACGCGACGGCTCCTACTCCGCCGCGGCGCGCAAGCTCGGCATGAGCTACCAATCGGCCGCCAACCATGTGCGGCGGCTTGAGCAATTGCTGGCCGAGCGGCTGGTCGTCTCCGAGCAGGGCGCCAAGACAGTGACCCTGACGCCACGCGGACGCAGCCTCTACAAGCTATTGCTGCCGGAGCTCGATACCGTGCTGACCCGGCTCGACCGCACGCTCCAGAAAGAGCGGCCGGTGCTGCGCATCGGGCTGCCGCAGGCGATCTTCTTCTATCTGATGCCGCCGATCCTGGCGCAGTTCCGCGCGCTTTTCCCGCAGGTCGAGATCATCGCCTTCGAACGCGATACCGCCCTGCCGGAGATGATCCGGGACGGCAGCCTCGACCTGTGCATCACCGAGCGCTATTTCGGCGACCCCAATGTGCCGCAGCACCTCGTCTGCACCTATCGGCCGGCGCTTGTTCTGCCGCGCGAATGGGGGCTGCCGCCGCGCGGGGAGATCAGGCAATGGGTCCAGGGGCGCCCCTTCGTGACCTATGAGCCCGGCCAGCTTCTGCGTAACCTCGCCATCGATTATCTGCAGCCGGACGACACCGAGATGGAGATGGAGATCGCGATCTCGACATCGGGCAGCTCGAGCGTGAAGCGCTGCGTCGAAGCCGGCCTCGGCTACGCGATCATTCCCGCCTGGTGCATGGACGGCACGGAAACCACGATCACCGCGATCGATTTGCCGGAGCTGCCTGAAATTCCGATTTATTTTGGCGAAGCCAGCTTCCTGGCGCGCAACCCGTACGTTGTCGCACTCCGGCAACTTTGTGTGGGTTTCACCTCCGCGATGGGGCAAAGGCCGCATCAGGCCGAGCCTCACGACGTGTTGCCATCCGTCTCACCGAATAGGCATTCCGACTCTCGGTGATCGAAGTGCCGCCTCGCGAGAGGGCTGCCTGCTCCCTTCGATACCGAATTCCGAATACGAAGGACTCGTCGGGGTTCTAAGCCGCACCGCCTATGAGCGGCTATTCCTCTTGACGCCATGAATTTGTGTCGACTGCTCAACAAACGACAGCAGAGGCACATAATCTTTTACGTCGTAATCGTTGCGCACGTCAGATTTGATATTGTCGAGCACGAGCTGTCCGGCCGTTGTGTTGACCACCAAGATCGCGTGATCCTGACCAGTCGCCGGGATTTTGACGAGCTGAAGCCGGATCTGGGAAGGATCGAAGCCAGCGGCGAGCAGCATCCACATTTTCAGAATGGCGTAGCCTTTGCAGTCGCCGGTACCGCGCTGCAGAATTTCCGACGCTGCTGCCCAGTAGTCCGGGACACCATAGGTATCCAGGTCGGTGCGATACTTCAGCCGGGCGTTGACCGCCGAATTGATCGATCGGACGGCTTCCTGCTCATCCTGCCGCTGAGCAATCGCGACGGCATCGAACAACTGACCGCGCAGCTTGGATGCGCAGACCACCCGTTCAGCGTTGCAGCTGCTGCCAAAATACGAATCCGCCCGCTCTGCCACAGCCGTCCGCCAGCGCTGCGTCAGGGGAGCACTCGAAATCGCGAGAGTAACGGAGCCCAAAACCTCGCCCCGCACAGGAGGCATGCTTCGAGGCTGCACGGCCGGGGAACTGGCGAGGCGCTTCCAGTATTCGGTTGCCGTGATCGGCGCTTCTTTCGCGTCCGCCGCAGACGGAAGAAAGACCGGTCGGAACGCAGAAACGGCGAGCTGAGAACTGGAAACGACCGCGTTCGTCGCCCGCGACATCGAAGCGGGTAGCTCAATCGCGATTTCGCCGAAACGCGATGTGGCGACGAAGAACGGAAGATTGGCCTGGAGCTGAAGATCTTGCTTCCGCTGCTCTGGCAGAATGTTGGCGAAGGCGACGGTGGACAGGAACGCTGTCGCGACAGGCGTAATCGCCAGACAGCTTCTGATCAGGTTCTTCAGCACTTTGGCCAACCGGCTCATCATTTCACCTCTGTATGAGGTCGATGATGCGCAGGCGGGTCGTTGGATCGGCTGAATTAATCAGCTAAAATCTTACGGTACTTCGATAAACTGAAATACAGATATCGACGATCAAAGCTATCCGATCGAATTCGATTAAAATTTTCGGGGAAATTATCGTTTTGTTTTCTATCCCGAGAGGGCTTCTCTGAATGACTTGCGGCCGCGATGTGGCGCGGCCGCAAATAGTCTTCGATGCGCTGTCAGTCTCTCGCCGATGGAGGCGTCAGCCGATGTCGGCCTTCAGGTGTTCTGGTGATCCGAAACTTCGGCGCTTCGGGCGCGCGTCAGCAGCTCATCGAAATTTGTTTCGTCGGCTTTCCGCTCCACGGCCACGACCGGGATATCCGGCATGCTCTGTCCGAGCAGGAGCGGTGGCCGCGCGAGGACCGCATTCCTGAGACGATGGGCGATGCTGGTCGCGGTCGGCGCAGGGGCGCCAAGCAAGAGCACGCCGAACTCCGAGGGAGAGACGCGTGCCACGACATCGTAAGGCCGAACGAAGCTCTTCAGAGTGTCGGCAACGTGCAATTCCAGAGCCTCAGCGGTATTCCCGTCATCGCGGGTCGCGAGTTCGTTGTAGCCCTCGATCTTCAACAGGATGAGGGAGAGCGCGCTGCCCTCGCGCTGGGCCCGGCTGAATTCCTGCATCGCCCTGATTTGCAGCCATCTCCGGTTTCCAAGGCCAGTAACCGGATCGACGTCCTGCAGGCGCTCGACCTCGAGGCGATATTTGCCGATCTCTTCCCGCGCCTTCCGGGCGTCATCGAGCAGGTCGCCGTCTCGGTCGCCCTCTCCGAGCATCCGGCTCGCAGTCTCGATCTGGCGCAGCAACTGACCGATGGTCCTGGCCGTACCAGCCAGAGCGACAGCCGCGGCTGCGCCCAATCCGAGCGGCACCCACGCCGGCAGCGCGGTGCCCATGC
It includes:
- a CDS encoding FAD-binding oxidoreductase, coding for MASSSSIHVAVVGTGIVGAAAAHFLAAAGARVTLLDASGPAAGATGASDGAVSVASKRPGPMMDLARHARAFYARCERDGLFRGLFHRRSTFLVARTAIEAELVAQHGADLAAAGERVVEISRTALLDRIPGLGASVCAALEIPDDGHALGYEITERLLRTSRVGIRRNAPVSEIVMRAGRLAGVAIRDELLAADAVLVAAGIGSAALLGLGEILIPRKGQMVVTDRSSAAGPAIDGHLMAASYLAAKRGIVRDNAHIGLVVDPLMTGQFLIGGSREDHRSDHATDAATVAAILRDALDLYPPLSGRRVLRSFAGVRTASRDGLPIVGLHPHREGVVIATGFEGDGICLGPFMGASAARLLLGEKPETDLSALSPQRFARVEAHA
- a CDS encoding LysR family transcriptional regulator, which codes for MREANLTLIQTFFIVARDGSYSAAARKLGMSYQSAANHVRRLEQLLAERLVVSEQGAKTVTLTPRGRSLYKLLLPELDTVLTRLDRTLQKERPVLRIGLPQAIFFYLMPPILAQFRALFPQVEIIAFERDTALPEMIRDGSLDLCITERYFGDPNVPQHLVCTYRPALVLPREWGLPPRGEIRQWVQGRPFVTYEPGQLLRNLAIDYLQPDDTEMEMEIAISTSGSSSVKRCVEAGLGYAIIPAWCMDGTETTITAIDLPELPEIPIYFGEASFLARNPYVVALRQLCVGFTSAMGQRPHQAEPHDVLPSVSPNRHSDSR
- a CDS encoding transglutaminase-like cysteine peptidase — encoded protein: MLKNLIRSCLAITPVATAFLSTVAFANILPEQRKQDLQLQANLPFFVATSRFGEIAIELPASMSRATNAVVSSSQLAVSAFRPVFLPSAADAKEAPITATEYWKRLASSPAVQPRSMPPVRGEVLGSVTLAISSAPLTQRWRTAVAERADSYFGSSCNAERVVCASKLRGQLFDAVAIAQRQDEQEAVRSINSAVNARLKYRTDLDTYGVPDYWAAASEILQRGTGDCKGYAILKMWMLLAAGFDPSQIRLQLVKIPATGQDHAILVVNTTAGQLVLDNIKSDVRNDYDVKDYVPLLSFVEQSTQIHGVKRNSRS
- a CDS encoding GGDEF domain-containing protein — translated: MTTSPQEPAKGYARHGAGGLKAWGSALAGSIAAIVVSSGLAMGMGTALPAWVPLGLGAAAAVALAGTARTIGQLLRQIETASRMLGEGDRDGDLLDDARKAREEIGKYRLEVERLQDVDPVTGLGNRRWLQIRAMQEFSRAQREGSALSLILLKIEGYNELATRDDGNTAEALELHVADTLKSFVRPYDVVARVSPSEFGVLLLGAPAPTATSIAHRLRNAVLARPPLLLGQSMPDIPVVAVERKADETNFDELLTRARSAEVSDHQNT